In one Podarcis muralis chromosome 7, rPodMur119.hap1.1, whole genome shotgun sequence genomic region, the following are encoded:
- the LOC144328295 gene encoding gastrokine-1-like produces ALQILLASLLGLLIHSAIASNAIQLINKGNDGGTVYQTVNINHNTNVAAFNIYSGRHSTNAIVDYNSGVVIYHMPFRRLCVMSRMNRQSFPSISNLESMMHEGHPLNTLHRSYGISRKVVTNIADYGAPAQAICGGMTTYWATEFQRPRPLVEGKGCAGVNLLILDIDLCGGISLF; encoded by the exons GCTCTGCAGATTCTTCTTGCCAGCCTCCTGGGGCTGCTTATTCACTCAGCGATTGCCAGCAAC GCTATCCAGCTCATAAACAAGGGAAACGATGGAGGAACCGTGTACCAAACAGTCAACATCAACCACAACACCAACGTCGCTGCCTTCAACATTTACTCTGGAAGGCATTCCACCAACGCCATTGTGGACTACAACAGC GGGGTTGTCATCTATCACATGCCTTTCAGGAGGCTATGTGTCATGTCCAGGATGAATCGGCAAAGCTTTCCAAGTATCTCAAATCTCGAGAGCATGATGCACGAG GGGCACCCCTTGAACACCCTTCACAGAAGCTATGGGATTTCTCGCAAGGTGGTCACAAACATCGCTGACTATGGTGCCCCCGCCCAAGCGATTTGTGGAGGCATGACTACTTACTGGGCTACCGAGTTCCAAA ggCCCCGCCCCTTGGTTGAAGGCAAGGGCTGTGCAGGCGTCAATCTGCTCATTCTGGACATCGACTTGTGTGGCGGCATCTCCCTCTTCTAG
- the LOC114603413 gene encoding gastrokine-1, producing MKLIALSVALLGVLLAPTLADNNISEKNQGNVGGHSHQSVSIDNQKQVVNVDNNNGWHSWNNIWDYGTGYMATRILSKKSCILTKMNRNVMPDVTTLPEAIKEKQKDRTKGPAPKNLTYMVTPKKITNLAPYGKNIEALCRGIPTYAAYEFAGESSGACFKANILWILHISLCGGERMS from the exons ATGAAGCTGATT GCTCTGAGTGTTGCACTCCTGGGCGTTCTCCTAGCCCCCACCTTAGCCGATAAT AATATCAGCGAAAAGAACCAGGGAAATGTGGGGGGCCATTCCCATCAGTCTGTGAGCATTGACAACCAAAAGCAGGTGGTCAACGTAGACAACAACAATGGCTGGCACTCCTGGAACAACATCTGGGATTACGGCACT GGCTACATGGCAACCCGGATCCTCTCCAAGAAATCTTGCATTCTTACCAAAATGAATCGAAATGTCATGCCAGATGTGACCACTCTTCCAGAAGCCATCAAGGAAAAACAG AAGGATCGTACCAAAGGGCCGGCACCCAAGAACCTCACTTACATGGTTACTCCCAAGAAGATCACTAACCTGGCCCCATATGGGAAGAACATTGAAGCCCTGTGCAGAGGGATCCCTACCTATGCTGCTTATGAATTCGCAG GAGAAAGTTCAGGAGCCTGCTTCAAAGCCAATATCCTCTGGATCTTGCACATCAGcctttgtgggggagaaaggatgTCTTAA